In one Epinephelus lanceolatus isolate andai-2023 chromosome 19, ASM4190304v1, whole genome shotgun sequence genomic region, the following are encoded:
- the LOC117270155 gene encoding growth arrest and DNA damage-inducible protein GADD45 gamma-like: protein MTLEEVLIQKPTERAQCTGQALEEVLVSAKDNDSLTVGVYECAKVMNLDPDSVSFCVLAMDEEFECDIALQIHFTLIQSFCFDNDISIVRVSDMQRLAEIVGDKAEQLEDAHCVLITNPADGSWEDPALEKLHLFCEESRRLNDWVPEISLPER, encoded by the exons atgaCTCTTGAGGAAGTTCTGATCCAGAAACCCACCGAGCGTGCTCAGTGCACCGGCCAAGCCCTGGAGGAGGTCCTGGTGTCCGCTAAGGACAACGACTCCCTCACCGTTGGCGTCTACGAGTGCGCCAAAGTTATGAATCT TGACCCGGACAGTGTGTCCTTCTGCGTCCTGGCCATGGATGAGGAGTTTGAGTGTGACATCGCTCTGCAGATCCACTTCACCCTCATCCAGTCCTTCTGCTTCGACAACGACATCAGCATCGTCAGAGTGAGCGACATGCAGCGTCTGGCTGAGATTGTTGGTGACAAGGCGGAGCAGCTTGAAGATGCCCACTGTGTCCTCATCACG AACCCAGCTGATGGGTCTTGGGAGGACCCTGCTCTGGAAAAGCTGCACCTGTTCTGTGAGGAGAGCCGCCGTCTGAACGACTGGGTTCCTGAGATCAGCCTCCCCGAGCGTTGA